A genomic region of Lasioglossum baleicum chromosome 16, iyLasBale1, whole genome shotgun sequence contains the following coding sequences:
- the Dcr-1 gene encoding endoribonuclease Dcr-1 isoform X3 — MAFPLNDQVYIKSFTPREHQVELFYTAKEKNIIICVGKNYEQTFIVIKLIQEFATNNRRLLSEGGKRSLYILTDVEKYKVKASYIQQLTDLKVLLCDTCSPTEFLEKYEISHVLVTTSKVCAELLAEKKILPHEINLVIVDECHKSIDDNNVIFILKTFLACTTVPRIIGLAVPLFNLTEEPGRLGLEIQKVEATFQCQVETASDILSILRYSPKPKEYVVEYSESEKGELHNTIENYILHVIDFLRDHRHDPTEIYNEEFYEDIKKIPNPTEKPIEMIQDFLYVLETLGPWCADRAALALLMLTEKLKVKTPYERHYLLLNVVSSVFTKIRALCDSAFETLSEKERIYKYSTPKVHRLLQVLKTYTPYYNKDADNVYNKMNKENNFRNLSVNNKENSKNNIGQFRRSGCNWKNNDENHKRPPESQRHLRGITDPDLLCGVIFVDKAFVAKILFYLLHDIAIHDEHLHFLSPLYTTERNPEDIYSKDVDVEHRKQEEVLKRFRIHECNLMISTSILEEGIDIPKCNFVMRYDFPKTYQSYVQCKSRAKAVDALHVILVPKTTSKECVWQLAQYHYVEKTLLMKCTNNEPTEEEESKADLYAAIIPHYKPLEGDDVPAVTFNSAISLVNRYCAKLPSDTFTRLTPEWSISKVNVDNNTPMYTCSLRLPINSPIKYIISSYPMPNRAMARRMAALQLCIDLHRNNEIDDNLLPIGKENFKAKPEDAEVPALPDESKVDFSEARPGTTKRRQYYYKKTAEALTDCRPKAGVPSYLYHIKMVLSCPLPEEQNTRGRRIYPPEESAIGFGIITLKEIPKLCPFPIYTRSGEVHVKLKLSKETVVLSEAQIEKVATFLNYTFTNVLRLQQYLMLFDPNASENSYMIVPVKLDKESNVTVDWDFLECIYKNRNSVPTKVPEEVRKDFKFDASKYHDAVIMPWYRSQDQPQYFYVAEICSNVNPKSSFPGDGYSTFEEYYLKKYGIQIQNVVQPLLDVDHTSARLNFLTPRYVNRKGVALPTSSEETKRAKRENLGQKQILVAELCAIHPFPASLWRQAVCLPCILYRINALLLADQIRCQVAQTINLGRQNLDSDFEWPALDFGWSFAEVLKKSKEFDKSKNAKNDTTLPNSLHNTVVEKKCDDITETVTDSSNKSDEDTSSDKTCKNQSADKNATDTESEISTKENEFEIGTWSNDMAMSSIQFKANNLNETVLTNDFNWNGVRYGSPACDSDFEGYESDDIYSDGFVDSSDESEDDSRGLRISYMGGNVAEAVENEKQISKQEINKKILDLLDIEKRGDDSLWIYAKNNEDTLIATYRQSHYEFTKIREQEIRENECFIPSNVDVAITRKNAINVSSEEIRQDSKHKAYIEKIVERFKDEILNNNISLKPIKKDSNKADFTHNLDSNLFSFDFQPELKDHSGPRPSLILQALTMSNANDGINLERLETIGDSFLKYAITTYLYCTYDNIHEGKLSHLRSKQVSNLNLYRLGRQKMLGESMIATKFEPHDNWLPPCYYVPKELEQALIESGIPSSLWNQADIPTLQTVNPPDITQLVRETEEKLGIMKSELNRNDTTSPNNLDNLRCFIPYNLITQHSIPDKSIADCVEALIGAYLITCGPRGALLFMAWLGIHVLPTEEVTIVEDTAPKERIPGSTPYVKGTDEHGQTTWTQICYGTLEEPQNPLLRHIPDPEQELKLMLDGYHDLENSIGYKFRDSSYLLQAFTHASYQPNRLTDCYQRLEFLGDAVLGLG, encoded by the exons ATGGCATTTCCACTTAATGATCAAGTTTATATAAAATCCTTCACACCTAGAGAACATCAA GTAGAATTATTTTATACGGCCAAAGAAAAAAACATAATAATTTGCGTAGGAAAAAATTATGAACAAACCTTCATTGTCATAAAATTAATTCAAGAATTTGCTACAAATAACAGAAG ATTATTAAGCGAAGGAGGAAAACGTTCATTATACATATTAACAGATGTAGAAAAGTATAAAGTGAAAGCGAGTTACATACAGCAATTAACAGACTTAAAAGTATTACTATGCGATACTTGTTCGCCTAcggaatttttagaaaaatatgaAATCTCTCAT GTGCTAGTTACAACTTCTAAAGTATGCGCAGAATTATTAGCGGAAAAGAAGATTTTACCGCACGAGATAAATCTAGTCATTGTTGACGAGTGCCATAAGTCTATAGATGATAACAATGTAATATTCATTTTGAAAACGTTTCTAGCCTGTACCACCGTTCCTAGAATAATTGGACTAGCAGTACCGCTGTTTAACTTAACCGAAGAACCTGGAAGATTAGGGCTAGAAATACAAAAGGTAGAAGCTACATTTCAATGTCAAGTTGAAACAGCTAGTGATATATTATCTATATTACG ttacagtccTAAGCCTAAAGAATATGTAGTAGAATATTCTGAGAGTGAAAAGGGAGAGTTGCATAATActattgaaaattatatattacatgttATTGATTTTCTACGTGATCACCGTCATGACCCGACAGAAATATATAACGAAGAGTTTTatgaagatattaaaaaaatacctAATCCGACAGAGAAACCTATCGAGATGATACAGGATTTTTTGTATGTGTTAGAAACACTTGGACCATGGTGTGCTGATCGTGCTGCACTGGCTCTTCTGATGTTAACAGAAAAATTAAAAGTGAAAACCCCTTACGAAAGGCATTACTTATTATTAAACGTGGTGTCGTCTGTGTTTACAAAAATACGAGCCTTGTGTGACAGTGCATTTGAAACATTATCTGAAAAAGagagaatatataaatatagtacACCAAAAGTTCATAGACTACTACAGGTCTTAAAAACTTATACTCCCTATTACAACAAGGATGCagataatgtttataataaaatgaacaaagaaaataattttagaaatttatcagttaataacaaagaaaattctaaaaataataTTGGACAATTTAGAAGGTCAGGATGTAATTGGAAAAATAACGACGAAAACCATAAAAGGCCACCTGAATCCCAACGTCACTTGCGTGGAATTACAGATCCTGATTTACTCTGTGGCGTAATTTTTGTGGACAAAgcatttgtagcaaaaatactattttatttattacacgACATTGCTATACACGATGAACACTTACATTTTTTATCACCACTTTATACTACTGAACGAAATCCAGAAGATATCTACTCGAAAGATGTAGATGTGGAACATAGAAAACAAGAAGAAGTGTTAAAAAGATTCAGAATACATGAATGTAATTTAATGATCTCGACTTCGATTCTGGAAGAAG GTATCGATATTCCCAAATGTAATTTTGTGATGAGATATGATTTTCCAAAAACTTACCAATCTTACGTACAATGCAAAAGTCGAGCGAAAGCTGTGGATGCGTTACATGTAATACTAGTACCAAAAACAACTTCAAAGGAATGTGTGTGGCAATTAGCGCAGTACCACTATGTAGAAAAG ACATTATTAATGAAATGTACTAATAATGAGCCTACTGAAGAGGAAGAAAGCAAGGCAGATTTATATGCTGCCATAATACCACATTATAAACCACTTGAAGGAGACGATGTACCTGCAGTGACTTTCAATTCTGCCATATCATTGGTAAACAG atATTGTGCAAAATTACCTAGTGATACTTTTACGAGGTTGACACCAGAGTGGTCTATCTCAAAAGTTAATGTAGACAACAACACGCCTATGTATACATGTTCGTTGCGGCTCCCTATAAATTCACCGATCAAATATATTATATCG TCGTATCCTATGCCCAATAGGGCTATGGCGAGGCGAATGGCTGCATTACAATTGTGTATCGATTTACATCGAAATAATGAAATAGATGATAATTTACTGCCGATTGGAAAAGAAAACTTTAAAGCTAAACCAGAAGATGCAGAAGTACCTGCTCTTCCAGATGAAAGTAAAGTGGATTTTTCTGAAGCTCGGCCTGGAACAACGAAAcgtagacaatattattataaaaag acAGCTGAAGCGTTAACGGACTGTAGACCGAAAGCTGGAGTCCCCTCCTATCTATATCACATTAAAATGGTCTTGAGTTGTCCTTTACCTGAAGAACAAAATACTAGGGGTCGACGCATTTATCCTCCCGAAGAATCAGCTATTGGTTTCGGCATTATAACACTGAAAGAAATTCCTAag ctATGCCCTTTTCCAATCTATACTAGATCTGGAGAAGTTCATGTAAAGTTAAAACTCAGTAAAGAAACTGTAGTTTTAAGTGAAGCACAGATCGAGAAAGTTGCTACCTTCCTCAATTATACCTTTACAAATGTATTAAGATTACAACAGTATTTAATGCTTTTTGATCCTAATGCATCTGAAAATTCTTATATGATTGTACCTGTAAAATTAG acaaagaGTCAAACGTTACTGTAGATTGGGATTTCCTGGAATGTATATACAAAAATCGGAATTCAGTGCCAACAAAGGTTCCAGAAGAGGTTAGAAAAGATTTCAAGTTTGATGCATCCAAATATCATGATGCAGTGATTATGCCCTGGTATAGAAGTCAGGATCAACCTCAG TATTTCTATGTTGCTGAAATCTGTTCAAATGTCAATCCCAAGTCTTCTTTTCCTGGAGACGGTTACAGTACGTTCGAAGAATATTATCTTAAGAAATATGGTATCCAAATACAAAATGTGGTTCAACCTTTATTGGATGTGGATCATACATCGGCAAGATTAAACTTCTTGACGCCCAg ATATGTGAATCGAAAAGGTGTTGCCTTGCCAACCAGCAGCGAAGAGACGAAACGGGCGAAACGGGAAAATCTGGGACAAAAGCAAATCCTTGTTGCTGAATTGTGTGCAATTCACCCTTTTCCAGCTTCGTTGTGGAGGCAAGCAGTTTGTTTGCCATGCATATTGTATAGGATCAACGCTTTATTGTTGGCTGATCAGATACGATGTCAAGTTGCTCAAACCATCAATTTAGGAAGACAGAATTTGGATTCGG atttcgaATGGCCGGCGTTAGATTTCGGTTGGAGCTTCGCAGAAGTATTAAAAAAGTCGAAAGAATTTGATAAAAGTAAAAATGCTAAAAATGATACGACACTGCCAAATTCGTTACATAATACTGTTGTCGAGAAAAAATGTGACGATATAACCGAAACTGTGACAGATTCTTCGAATAAGTCTGACGAAGATACTTCGAGTGATAAAACTTGCAAAAATCAATCGGCAGATAAAAATGCAACAGATACCGAATCAGAGATATCAACTAAAGAGAATGAATTTGAAATTGGAACTTGGTCAAACGACATGGCAATGTCTTCGATACAGTTTAAAGCAAACAATTTAAACGAAACTGTTCTAACAAATGACTTCAACTGGAATGGCGTTCGATACGGTTCTCCTGCCTGCGACTCCGATTTTGAAGGATACGAGTCAGATGATATTTATAGCGATGGATTCGTCGATAGTTCGGACGAAAGTGAAGACGACAGTAGAGGATTGCGAATATCTTATATGGGTGGAAATGTCGCAGAAGCTGTCGAGAATGAAAAACAGATATCTAAACAAGAGATTAATAAAAAGATCTTGGATCTACTAGATATCGAGAAAAGAGGAGATGACAGTTTATGGATATATGCAAAAAACAATGAGGACACATTGATTGCAACGTACAGGCAATCTCATTATGAATTTACTAAAATCAGAGAACAGGAAATAAGAGAAAATGAATGTTTTATACCGTCTAATGTGGATGTTGCGATTACAAGGAAAAATGCCATCAATGTATCGTCCGAGGAAATTAGGCAAGATTCGAAACACAAAGCTTATATCGAAAAAATCGTCGAGAGATTCAAagacgaaatattaaataataatatcagTTTAAAACCGATCAAAAAGGATTCTAATAAAGCAGATTTCACGCATAATTTGGATAGTAATCTTTTCAGTTTCGACTTTCAGCCTGAATTGAAAGATCATTCTGGTCCAAGACCCAGTTTAATACTGCAAGCCTTAACTATGTCTAATGCAAATGATGGCATTAATTTGGAACGTTTAGAAACGATTGGAGACTCTTTCTTGAAATACGCTATAACTACATACTTGTACTGTACATACGATAATATTCATGAAGGGAAACTTAGTCATTTAAGATCTAAACAG GTcagtaatttaaatttatacagATTAGGAAGACAAAAGATGTTAGGAGAAAGTATGATCGCAACAAAGTTTGAACCACACGACAACTGGTTACCTCCTTGTTATTATGTTCCGAAAGAACTTGAACAAGCATTAATTGAATCCGGTATTCCTTCTAGTCTTTGGAATCAAGCTGACATTCCAACTCTACAAACTGTAAATCCTCCGGATATAACTCAACTTGTCAGAGAAACGGAGGAGAAATTAGGCATTATGAAAAGCGAGCTGAATCGTAATGACACCACAAGTCCAAACAATTTAGACAATTTACGTTGCTTTATACCTTACAATTTAATCACGCAACATAGCATTCCCGATAAAAGTATCGCAGATTGTGTGGAGGCATTAATTGGAGCATACTTAATTACATGCGGTCCTAGAGGTGCGTTGCTGTTTATGGCTTGGTTAGGAATTCATGTTCTACCTACAGAAGAAGTCACTATAGTAGAAGACACTGCACCAAAGGAAAGAATTCCTGGCAGTACACCGTACGTAAAAGGAACAGATGAACATGGACAGACAACATGGACGCAG ATTTGTTATGGAACGTTGGAAGAACCTCAGAACCCATTACTTCGACACATTCCTGATCCAGAAcaagaattgaaattgatgctGGACGGCTACCATGACTTAGAGAACAGTATAGGATATAAATTTCGCGATAGTAGTTACCTTTTACAAGCATTTACTCATGCATCATACCAACCCAATAGACTAACAGACTGTTATCAACGTTTAGAATTTCTTGGAGATGCTGTTTTAG GACTGGGATAA
- the Dcr-1 gene encoding endoribonuclease Dcr-1 isoform X2: MAFPLNDQVYIKSFTPREHQVELFYTAKEKNIIICVGKNYEQTFIVIKLIQEFATNNRRLLSEGGKRSLYILTDVEKYKVKASYIQQLTDLKVLLCDTCSPTEFLEKYEISHVLVTTSKVCAELLAEKKILPHEINLVIVDECHKSIDDNNVIFILKTFLACTTVPRIIGLAVPLFNLTEEPGRLGLEIQKVEATFQCQVETASDILSILRYSPKPKEYVVEYSESEKGELHNTIENYILHVIDFLRDHRHDPTEIYNEEFYEDIKKIPNPTEKPIEMIQDFLYVLETLGPWCADRAALALLMLTEKLKVKTPYERHYLLLNVVSSVFTKIRALCDSAFETLSEKERIYKYSTPKVHRLLQVLKTYTPYYNKDADNVYNKMNKENNFRNLSVNNKENSKNNIGQFRRSGCNWKNNDENHKRPPESQRHLRGITDPDLLCGVIFVDKAFVAKILFYLLHDIAIHDEHLHFLSPLYTTERNPEDIYSKDVDVEHRKQEEVLKRFRIHECNLMISTSILEEGIDIPKCNFVMRYDFPKTYQSYVQCKSRAKAVDALHVILVPKTTSKECVWQLAQYHYVEKTLLMKCTNNEPTEEEESKADLYAAIIPHYKPLEGDDVPAVTFNSAISLVNRYCAKLPSDTFTRLTPEWSISKVNVDNNTPMYTCSLRLPINSPIKYIISSYPMPNRAMARRMAALQLCIDLHRNNEIDDNLLPIGKENFKAKPEDAEVPALPDESKVDFSEARPGTTKRRQYYYKKTAEALTDCRPKAGVPSYLYHIKMVLSCPLPEEQNTRGRRIYPPEESAIGFGIITLKEIPKLCPFPIYTRSGEVHVKLKLSKETVVLSEAQIEKVATFLNYTFTNVLRLQQYLMLFDPNASENSYMIVPVKLDKESNVTVDWDFLECIYKNRNSVPTKVPEEVRKDFKFDASKYHDAVIMPWYRSQDQPQYFYVAEICSNVNPKSSFPGDGYSTFEEYYLKKYGIQIQNVVQPLLDVDHTSARLNFLTPRYVNRKGVALPTSSEETKRAKRENLGQKQILVAELCAIHPFPASLWRQAVCLPCILYRINALLLADQIRCQVAQTINLGRQNLDSDFEWPALDFGWSFAEVLKKSKEFDKSKNAKNDTTLPNSLHNTVVEKKCDDITETVTDSSNKSDEDTSSDKTCKNQSADKNATDTESEISTKENEFEIGTWSNDMAMSSIQFKANNLNETVLTNDFNWNGVRYGSPACDSDFEGYESDDIYSDGFVDSSDESEDDSRGLRISYMGGNVAEAVENEKQISKQEINKKILDLLDIEKRGDDSLWIYAKNNEDTLIATYRQSHYEFTKIREQEIRENECFIPSNVDVAITRKNAINVSSEEIRQDSKHKAYIEKIVERFKDEILNNNISLKPIKKDSNKADFTHNLDSNLFSFDFQPELKDHSGPRPSLILQALTMSNANDGINLERLETIGDSFLKYAITTYLYCTYDNIHEGKLSHLRSKQVSNLNLYRLGRQKMLGESMIATKFEPHDNWLPPCYYVPKELEQALIESGIPSSLWNQADIPTLQTVNPPDITQLVRETEEKLGIMKSELNRNDTTSPNNLDNLRCFIPYNLITQHSIPDKSIADCVEALIGAYLITCGPRGALLFMAWLGIHVLPTEEVTIVEDTAPKERIPGSTPYVKGTDEHGQTTWTQICYGTLEEPQNPLLRHIPDPEQELKLMLDGYHDLENSIGYKFRDSSYLLQAFTHASYQPNRLTDCYQRLEFLGDAVLVQGGKMFYTLTTGAIRISRKRGTPQ, encoded by the exons ATGGCATTTCCACTTAATGATCAAGTTTATATAAAATCCTTCACACCTAGAGAACATCAA GTAGAATTATTTTATACGGCCAAAGAAAAAAACATAATAATTTGCGTAGGAAAAAATTATGAACAAACCTTCATTGTCATAAAATTAATTCAAGAATTTGCTACAAATAACAGAAG ATTATTAAGCGAAGGAGGAAAACGTTCATTATACATATTAACAGATGTAGAAAAGTATAAAGTGAAAGCGAGTTACATACAGCAATTAACAGACTTAAAAGTATTACTATGCGATACTTGTTCGCCTAcggaatttttagaaaaatatgaAATCTCTCAT GTGCTAGTTACAACTTCTAAAGTATGCGCAGAATTATTAGCGGAAAAGAAGATTTTACCGCACGAGATAAATCTAGTCATTGTTGACGAGTGCCATAAGTCTATAGATGATAACAATGTAATATTCATTTTGAAAACGTTTCTAGCCTGTACCACCGTTCCTAGAATAATTGGACTAGCAGTACCGCTGTTTAACTTAACCGAAGAACCTGGAAGATTAGGGCTAGAAATACAAAAGGTAGAAGCTACATTTCAATGTCAAGTTGAAACAGCTAGTGATATATTATCTATATTACG ttacagtccTAAGCCTAAAGAATATGTAGTAGAATATTCTGAGAGTGAAAAGGGAGAGTTGCATAATActattgaaaattatatattacatgttATTGATTTTCTACGTGATCACCGTCATGACCCGACAGAAATATATAACGAAGAGTTTTatgaagatattaaaaaaatacctAATCCGACAGAGAAACCTATCGAGATGATACAGGATTTTTTGTATGTGTTAGAAACACTTGGACCATGGTGTGCTGATCGTGCTGCACTGGCTCTTCTGATGTTAACAGAAAAATTAAAAGTGAAAACCCCTTACGAAAGGCATTACTTATTATTAAACGTGGTGTCGTCTGTGTTTACAAAAATACGAGCCTTGTGTGACAGTGCATTTGAAACATTATCTGAAAAAGagagaatatataaatatagtacACCAAAAGTTCATAGACTACTACAGGTCTTAAAAACTTATACTCCCTATTACAACAAGGATGCagataatgtttataataaaatgaacaaagaaaataattttagaaatttatcagttaataacaaagaaaattctaaaaataataTTGGACAATTTAGAAGGTCAGGATGTAATTGGAAAAATAACGACGAAAACCATAAAAGGCCACCTGAATCCCAACGTCACTTGCGTGGAATTACAGATCCTGATTTACTCTGTGGCGTAATTTTTGTGGACAAAgcatttgtagcaaaaatactattttatttattacacgACATTGCTATACACGATGAACACTTACATTTTTTATCACCACTTTATACTACTGAACGAAATCCAGAAGATATCTACTCGAAAGATGTAGATGTGGAACATAGAAAACAAGAAGAAGTGTTAAAAAGATTCAGAATACATGAATGTAATTTAATGATCTCGACTTCGATTCTGGAAGAAG GTATCGATATTCCCAAATGTAATTTTGTGATGAGATATGATTTTCCAAAAACTTACCAATCTTACGTACAATGCAAAAGTCGAGCGAAAGCTGTGGATGCGTTACATGTAATACTAGTACCAAAAACAACTTCAAAGGAATGTGTGTGGCAATTAGCGCAGTACCACTATGTAGAAAAG ACATTATTAATGAAATGTACTAATAATGAGCCTACTGAAGAGGAAGAAAGCAAGGCAGATTTATATGCTGCCATAATACCACATTATAAACCACTTGAAGGAGACGATGTACCTGCAGTGACTTTCAATTCTGCCATATCATTGGTAAACAG atATTGTGCAAAATTACCTAGTGATACTTTTACGAGGTTGACACCAGAGTGGTCTATCTCAAAAGTTAATGTAGACAACAACACGCCTATGTATACATGTTCGTTGCGGCTCCCTATAAATTCACCGATCAAATATATTATATCG TCGTATCCTATGCCCAATAGGGCTATGGCGAGGCGAATGGCTGCATTACAATTGTGTATCGATTTACATCGAAATAATGAAATAGATGATAATTTACTGCCGATTGGAAAAGAAAACTTTAAAGCTAAACCAGAAGATGCAGAAGTACCTGCTCTTCCAGATGAAAGTAAAGTGGATTTTTCTGAAGCTCGGCCTGGAACAACGAAAcgtagacaatattattataaaaag acAGCTGAAGCGTTAACGGACTGTAGACCGAAAGCTGGAGTCCCCTCCTATCTATATCACATTAAAATGGTCTTGAGTTGTCCTTTACCTGAAGAACAAAATACTAGGGGTCGACGCATTTATCCTCCCGAAGAATCAGCTATTGGTTTCGGCATTATAACACTGAAAGAAATTCCTAag ctATGCCCTTTTCCAATCTATACTAGATCTGGAGAAGTTCATGTAAAGTTAAAACTCAGTAAAGAAACTGTAGTTTTAAGTGAAGCACAGATCGAGAAAGTTGCTACCTTCCTCAATTATACCTTTACAAATGTATTAAGATTACAACAGTATTTAATGCTTTTTGATCCTAATGCATCTGAAAATTCTTATATGATTGTACCTGTAAAATTAG acaaagaGTCAAACGTTACTGTAGATTGGGATTTCCTGGAATGTATATACAAAAATCGGAATTCAGTGCCAACAAAGGTTCCAGAAGAGGTTAGAAAAGATTTCAAGTTTGATGCATCCAAATATCATGATGCAGTGATTATGCCCTGGTATAGAAGTCAGGATCAACCTCAG TATTTCTATGTTGCTGAAATCTGTTCAAATGTCAATCCCAAGTCTTCTTTTCCTGGAGACGGTTACAGTACGTTCGAAGAATATTATCTTAAGAAATATGGTATCCAAATACAAAATGTGGTTCAACCTTTATTGGATGTGGATCATACATCGGCAAGATTAAACTTCTTGACGCCCAg ATATGTGAATCGAAAAGGTGTTGCCTTGCCAACCAGCAGCGAAGAGACGAAACGGGCGAAACGGGAAAATCTGGGACAAAAGCAAATCCTTGTTGCTGAATTGTGTGCAATTCACCCTTTTCCAGCTTCGTTGTGGAGGCAAGCAGTTTGTTTGCCATGCATATTGTATAGGATCAACGCTTTATTGTTGGCTGATCAGATACGATGTCAAGTTGCTCAAACCATCAATTTAGGAAGACAGAATTTGGATTCGG atttcgaATGGCCGGCGTTAGATTTCGGTTGGAGCTTCGCAGAAGTATTAAAAAAGTCGAAAGAATTTGATAAAAGTAAAAATGCTAAAAATGATACGACACTGCCAAATTCGTTACATAATACTGTTGTCGAGAAAAAATGTGACGATATAACCGAAACTGTGACAGATTCTTCGAATAAGTCTGACGAAGATACTTCGAGTGATAAAACTTGCAAAAATCAATCGGCAGATAAAAATGCAACAGATACCGAATCAGAGATATCAACTAAAGAGAATGAATTTGAAATTGGAACTTGGTCAAACGACATGGCAATGTCTTCGATACAGTTTAAAGCAAACAATTTAAACGAAACTGTTCTAACAAATGACTTCAACTGGAATGGCGTTCGATACGGTTCTCCTGCCTGCGACTCCGATTTTGAAGGATACGAGTCAGATGATATTTATAGCGATGGATTCGTCGATAGTTCGGACGAAAGTGAAGACGACAGTAGAGGATTGCGAATATCTTATATGGGTGGAAATGTCGCAGAAGCTGTCGAGAATGAAAAACAGATATCTAAACAAGAGATTAATAAAAAGATCTTGGATCTACTAGATATCGAGAAAAGAGGAGATGACAGTTTATGGATATATGCAAAAAACAATGAGGACACATTGATTGCAACGTACAGGCAATCTCATTATGAATTTACTAAAATCAGAGAACAGGAAATAAGAGAAAATGAATGTTTTATACCGTCTAATGTGGATGTTGCGATTACAAGGAAAAATGCCATCAATGTATCGTCCGAGGAAATTAGGCAAGATTCGAAACACAAAGCTTATATCGAAAAAATCGTCGAGAGATTCAAagacgaaatattaaataataatatcagTTTAAAACCGATCAAAAAGGATTCTAATAAAGCAGATTTCACGCATAATTTGGATAGTAATCTTTTCAGTTTCGACTTTCAGCCTGAATTGAAAGATCATTCTGGTCCAAGACCCAGTTTAATACTGCAAGCCTTAACTATGTCTAATGCAAATGATGGCATTAATTTGGAACGTTTAGAAACGATTGGAGACTCTTTCTTGAAATACGCTATAACTACATACTTGTACTGTACATACGATAATATTCATGAAGGGAAACTTAGTCATTTAAGATCTAAACAG GTcagtaatttaaatttatacagATTAGGAAGACAAAAGATGTTAGGAGAAAGTATGATCGCAACAAAGTTTGAACCACACGACAACTGGTTACCTCCTTGTTATTATGTTCCGAAAGAACTTGAACAAGCATTAATTGAATCCGGTATTCCTTCTAGTCTTTGGAATCAAGCTGACATTCCAACTCTACAAACTGTAAATCCTCCGGATATAACTCAACTTGTCAGAGAAACGGAGGAGAAATTAGGCATTATGAAAAGCGAGCTGAATCGTAATGACACCACAAGTCCAAACAATTTAGACAATTTACGTTGCTTTATACCTTACAATTTAATCACGCAACATAGCATTCCCGATAAAAGTATCGCAGATTGTGTGGAGGCATTAATTGGAGCATACTTAATTACATGCGGTCCTAGAGGTGCGTTGCTGTTTATGGCTTGGTTAGGAATTCATGTTCTACCTACAGAAGAAGTCACTATAGTAGAAGACACTGCACCAAAGGAAAGAATTCCTGGCAGTACACCGTACGTAAAAGGAACAGATGAACATGGACAGACAACATGGACGCAG ATTTGTTATGGAACGTTGGAAGAACCTCAGAACCCATTACTTCGACACATTCCTGATCCAGAAcaagaattgaaattgatgctGGACGGCTACCATGACTTAGAGAACAGTATAGGATATAAATTTCGCGATAGTAGTTACCTTTTACAAGCATTTACTCATGCATCATACCAACCCAATAGACTAACAGACTGTTATCAACGTTTAGAATTTCTTGGAGATGCTGTTTTAG tgCAGGGAGGTAAAATGTTTTATACACTGACTACTGGGGCAATTCGAATCTCCAGGAAGCGAGGGACTCCCCAGTAA